A portion of the Granulosicoccus antarcticus IMCC3135 genome contains these proteins:
- the ffh gene encoding signal recognition particle protein, whose translation MFDSLSERLGRTIKNLRGQGRLSEDNIKDTLREVRMALLEADVALPVVKQLIDAIREKAMGQEVIGSLSPGQAFIKIVNDELVSVMGDNAQPLNLSTQPPAVVLMAGLQGAGKTTTVAKLARLLKERDKKKVMVVSCDVYRPAAIKQLETLADSVGAIFFASSIDQSPVAIAKSALDAARKQMVDVLLVDTAGRLAIDEEMMAEIKDLHAAIKPVETLFVVDSMTGQDAATTAAAFGEALPLTGVVLTKTDGDARGGAALSVRVITGKPIKFIGAGEKTDALETFHPDRIASRILGMGDVVSLVEEVTAKVDHDKAEKFANKMKKGHNFDLVDLKDQLEQMANMGGMAALMDKMPGMNEVPEAMKKKMDDKQFVHMIALVNSMTPQERKYPAILKGSRKKRIATGAGLQVQDVNRLLKQHQQMARTMKKMSKGGMAKMMRSMQGKLPPGMGGMGGMGGMGMK comes from the coding sequence ATGTTCGATAGTCTCAGTGAGCGGTTAGGCCGCACCATCAAGAATCTTCGGGGTCAGGGTCGCCTGTCCGAGGACAACATCAAGGATACGCTGCGCGAAGTGCGCATGGCGTTGCTGGAAGCCGATGTTGCCCTACCCGTCGTCAAACAACTGATCGACGCCATTCGCGAAAAGGCGATGGGTCAGGAAGTCATCGGCAGCCTGTCTCCCGGACAAGCCTTCATCAAGATCGTCAACGACGAGCTGGTGTCGGTCATGGGCGACAACGCCCAGCCGCTGAATCTGTCAACCCAGCCGCCGGCTGTCGTTCTCATGGCGGGCCTGCAGGGCGCAGGTAAAACCACCACGGTTGCGAAACTGGCGCGCCTGCTAAAGGAGCGTGACAAGAAAAAGGTCATGGTGGTCAGTTGTGACGTTTATCGTCCGGCCGCCATCAAGCAGCTGGAGACCTTGGCCGACTCGGTGGGTGCCATTTTCTTTGCAAGCTCGATAGATCAGTCACCGGTCGCTATCGCAAAGAGCGCTCTGGATGCTGCGCGCAAGCAGATGGTGGATGTGCTGTTGGTCGATACCGCCGGCCGTCTGGCTATCGATGAGGAAATGATGGCGGAGATCAAGGATCTTCACGCAGCCATCAAGCCGGTAGAAACCCTGTTTGTCGTTGACAGCATGACGGGTCAGGATGCGGCCACCACGGCTGCCGCTTTCGGTGAGGCTCTGCCTCTGACGGGTGTTGTGCTGACCAAGACAGACGGCGATGCTCGTGGAGGTGCTGCACTCTCCGTACGCGTCATCACCGGTAAACCCATCAAGTTCATTGGTGCCGGTGAAAAGACCGATGCTCTTGAAACCTTCCACCCGGACAGAATTGCCTCTCGCATTCTGGGTATGGGCGATGTTGTCAGTCTGGTAGAAGAGGTCACCGCCAAAGTCGATCACGACAAGGCGGAGAAGTTTGCCAACAAGATGAAGAAGGGTCACAACTTCGACCTTGTGGACCTGAAGGATCAGCTGGAGCAAATGGCCAATATGGGTGGCATGGCCGCCCTGATGGACAAGATGCCAGGCATGAACGAAGTGCCTGAGGCCATGAAGAAGAAGATGGACGACAAGCAGTTTGTCCATATGATCGCACTGGTCAACTCCATGACTCCGCAGGAGCGTAAGTACCCGGCTATCCTGAAAGGCTCACGCAAGAAGCGCATTGCCACTGGTGCAGGTCTGCAGGTGCAGGATGTGAATCGCCTGCTCAAGCAACATCAGCAAATGGCTCGTACCATGAAGAAGATGAGTAAGGGTGGCATGGCCAAGATGATGCGCTCCATGCAAGGCAAATTGCCGCCCGGTATGGGTGGAATGGGCGGCATGGGTGGGATGGGAATGAAGTAG
- a CDS encoding DUF2786 domain-containing protein, giving the protein MKTADREKLLTRIRKLYAMSRESESSPHEAEIAMRRCQSLMEKFGVTESDLETSEFGASGIGKDFRAVPAYVGVLGSAVALLHDCICVKSRSIEFRGFSIDAEVASLTYGYLSEVMERSLKLRKADGSVPPGRSASFDYRVGFSLAVLERARKIDKDRQAAEAALRNNRPDTPPDSDSSIPRGSSLTIRKREIVRENCMEGLVTGRPKRVRYRSGNAHSAGSDDGSRVSLDKQVTGRNNPALQES; this is encoded by the coding sequence ATGAAAACTGCTGACCGTGAAAAACTGCTGACACGCATCCGCAAGCTCTACGCCATGAGCCGGGAGAGCGAGTCCAGCCCGCATGAGGCTGAGATTGCCATGCGTCGCTGTCAGTCTCTGATGGAAAAATTTGGCGTTACCGAGAGCGATCTGGAAACCTCGGAGTTCGGTGCCAGTGGCATTGGCAAGGATTTTCGCGCGGTACCTGCCTATGTCGGTGTGCTGGGCTCGGCAGTTGCCCTGTTACATGACTGCATCTGTGTGAAAAGCCGGAGTATCGAGTTCCGAGGCTTCAGCATCGATGCCGAAGTGGCATCGTTGACCTATGGCTATCTCAGCGAGGTCATGGAGCGCTCACTGAAGCTGCGCAAGGCCGACGGTTCGGTGCCGCCAGGTCGATCCGCCAGTTTTGACTACCGGGTCGGGTTCTCATTGGCCGTGCTGGAGCGGGCCCGTAAAATTGACAAGGATCGACAGGCCGCTGAGGCGGCGCTTCGCAATAATCGTCCTGATACCCCCCCGGATAGTGATTCAAGCATTCCTCGTGGATCCAGTCTGACCATCAGAAAGCGTGAAATCGTGCGGGAAAACTGCATGGAGGGGCTGGTGACAGGGCGGCCCAAGCGGGTGCGCTATCGCAGCGGTAACGCCCACTCGGCCGGCTCTGACGACGGGTCGCGAGTATCGCTGGACAAGCAGGTGACGGGACGTAATAACCCGGCCTTGCAGGAAAGCTGA
- a CDS encoding cytochrome C assembly family protein gives MSFTIPLIAVAFYSLASALLSRSLAASAPRADQLQSTVAIGHARDGARSGHPPIPGSRRKKTLTLAFIAALFHAWVVIQQTGLPDDLRLPLLTSFAATTLIVALLQIALCLYQPADYLGLAVYPLAAISLVVSHASGGGTEIIGDAVQIHVFLSLLSYAMLSLAAAQAILVSIQRHFLSRHKPGGFMRALPPLDTTEELLFTLLTAGFVLLSLSLMTGFAFLENMFHQHLVHKTVLSCIAWAIFGILLFGRWKFGWRGKKAVHWTLAGFAMLILAYFGSKLVLEVVLR, from the coding sequence GTGAGTTTCACCATACCCTTGATTGCAGTCGCGTTCTACAGCTTGGCAAGCGCACTGTTATCACGTTCACTGGCGGCCTCTGCCCCCCGTGCCGATCAATTGCAGAGCACAGTGGCTATCGGGCATGCGCGCGATGGCGCGCGCAGCGGCCACCCGCCTATTCCAGGCAGTCGCCGCAAGAAAACGCTGACACTCGCATTCATTGCAGCCCTGTTTCACGCCTGGGTAGTGATTCAGCAAACGGGCCTGCCCGACGACCTGCGACTACCACTGCTTACCTCTTTTGCTGCAACCACACTCATCGTTGCACTACTACAGATAGCTCTTTGCCTGTATCAACCAGCAGATTATCTGGGTCTGGCCGTATACCCACTGGCAGCTATATCGCTGGTCGTCAGCCACGCCTCAGGCGGTGGCACAGAAATCATTGGTGATGCGGTACAGATACACGTCTTTCTATCACTGCTCTCCTACGCCATGCTCTCACTGGCGGCGGCTCAGGCCATACTGGTATCGATACAACGCCACTTTCTGTCCCGTCACAAGCCCGGAGGCTTCATGCGGGCACTACCACCACTGGACACCACTGAAGAGCTGCTATTCACTTTATTGACGGCCGGCTTTGTTCTGCTGTCACTGAGCCTGATGACCGGCTTTGCATTTCTGGAGAACATGTTTCACCAGCACCTGGTTCACAAAACCGTACTATCCTGCATCGCGTGGGCAATTTTCGGTATTTTGCTTTTTGGGCGCTGGAAGTTTGGCTGGAGGGGCAAAAAGGCCGTTCATTGGACTCTGGCGGGCTTTGCGATGCTGATTCTTGCCTATTTCGGCAGCAAACTCGTATTGGAAGTGGTTCTGCGTTAG
- a CDS encoding HlyC/CorC family transporter, translated as MNSIPISALFSILVLLVLISGFFSGSETALMTVNRYRLRHQANNGHKAAQRTAKLLENPDRLISLILLGNNFVNISASAIATVIALRLMGEAGIAIATGLLTIVILVFAEVTPKTFATRRAEQFAFLASAIYGPLMTVTYPLVVATNWISSLILKLLKTDSIPAEDEHLSSEELRTVLNETAGMVPQRHRDMLLNILDLGTVSVNDIMVPRNEIVGIDLSAPWDEVLHGIINSPHSRVMVYREDVDNVVGFLYLRKMLDALRAGKITREYVESVVRDPYFIPEGTTLTVQLLNFQRERRRVGLVVDEYGDIQGLLTLEEILEEIVGEFDNDPHVKPAEIRPQPDGSFIVDGTTQVRNLNKSLNWSLPSEGPKTLNGIVVEHFENFPPQGAVFTFNGHPITILAVEDNKVQQVRIEPADFDEADEDAKNTDIASSS; from the coding sequence TTGAACAGCATCCCCATCAGTGCACTATTCTCCATTCTAGTGCTGCTGGTATTGATTTCAGGTTTCTTTTCCGGATCTGAAACGGCATTAATGACCGTCAATCGGTATCGATTGCGGCACCAGGCCAATAACGGACACAAGGCGGCCCAAAGAACGGCCAAATTGCTGGAAAACCCTGATCGGCTTATCAGCCTGATCCTGCTGGGTAACAACTTCGTCAACATTTCGGCGTCAGCCATTGCGACGGTTATTGCTCTGCGCCTGATGGGAGAAGCCGGTATTGCGATAGCAACCGGGCTGCTGACCATTGTCATACTGGTGTTTGCCGAAGTAACGCCCAAGACGTTCGCAACACGCCGTGCGGAACAGTTCGCGTTTCTGGCCTCAGCCATCTATGGCCCGCTGATGACAGTGACCTACCCTCTGGTTGTTGCTACCAACTGGATCAGCTCCCTGATTCTCAAGTTGCTCAAAACCGACTCCATTCCTGCCGAGGATGAGCACCTGTCCAGTGAAGAGCTGCGAACCGTGCTCAATGAGACCGCCGGCATGGTGCCGCAGCGCCACCGCGACATGTTGCTCAATATTCTTGATCTTGGCACCGTATCGGTCAATGACATCATGGTGCCGCGTAACGAAATCGTGGGGATCGATCTTTCTGCTCCCTGGGACGAGGTTTTACACGGAATCATCAATAGCCCTCACAGCCGGGTCATGGTCTATCGCGAAGATGTCGACAATGTCGTCGGTTTTCTGTACCTGAGGAAAATGCTGGACGCCCTGCGTGCCGGAAAAATCACGCGTGAATATGTAGAGTCGGTTGTCCGTGATCCCTACTTCATTCCCGAAGGCACGACTCTGACGGTGCAGCTACTGAACTTCCAACGTGAGCGTCGACGTGTAGGACTCGTGGTTGATGAGTATGGCGATATTCAGGGCTTGCTGACACTGGAAGAAATTCTGGAAGAAATTGTTGGCGAGTTTGACAATGACCCGCACGTCAAACCGGCAGAAATCCGGCCACAGCCTGACGGCAGCTTCATTGTCGATGGCACCACACAGGTCCGCAACCTGAACAAATCGCTCAACTGGTCCTTGCCCTCGGAAGGCCCCAAGACGCTGAATGGCATTGTGGTCGAACATTTCGAAAACTTCCCGCCACAGGGTGCCGTGTTCACCTTCAATGGTCACCCTATTACCATACTGGCCGTCGAAGACAACAAGGTTCAGCAAGTGCGCATTGAACCGGCAGACTTCGATGAAGCTGACGAGGATGCCAAGAATACGGATATCGCTTCCAGCAGCTAA
- a CDS encoding DUF3299 domain-containing protein, whose protein sequence is MKAIRIVLLVALSLGGGWMAMANAAWWWSSDESVTGELQELSWDDLIPADFQQPENPFNTMTQEAIDKLLDGSDESNAELTRLQEAFDYAPTVEALDGKRVRLAAYVTPLDFDEQMQLKEFLLVPYMGACIHTPPPPANQIVYAMSPTLVELKSPYEPVWAVGVLHVDTTNSELAEAGYRLEVEAVLPYSE, encoded by the coding sequence ATGAAAGCAATCAGAATTGTCTTGCTCGTGGCACTGAGCCTGGGCGGCGGCTGGATGGCGATGGCCAATGCGGCATGGTGGTGGTCATCCGATGAGTCGGTGACCGGGGAGCTGCAGGAGCTGAGCTGGGATGACCTGATACCTGCCGATTTTCAGCAACCGGAAAATCCTTTCAATACCATGACGCAGGAGGCCATAGACAAGTTGCTTGATGGCAGTGATGAATCCAACGCGGAGCTGACTCGACTACAGGAGGCGTTTGACTATGCGCCAACTGTTGAGGCGCTGGATGGTAAGCGCGTTCGCTTGGCAGCCTACGTGACGCCACTGGATTTCGATGAGCAAATGCAACTGAAGGAATTCTTGCTGGTGCCCTATATGGGGGCCTGCATTCACACGCCACCTCCGCCAGCCAATCAGATCGTGTATGCCATGTCACCGACTCTGGTGGAACTGAAAAGTCCCTATGAGCCGGTGTGGGCCGTCGGCGTACTACATGTCGATACGACGAATAGTGAACTGGCAGAAGCCGGCTACCGTCTGGAAGTGGAAGCGGTTCTGCCTTATTCAGAATAG
- a CDS encoding ABC transporter permease, translated as MFSIAWKSLCNRWPTAMLAILAIVMSVALILTVEKVRHDARSSFTQTVSGTDLIVGARSGAVQLLLYSVFRIGNATNNISWESVQDIADRSAVEWLIPLSLGDSHKGFRVVGTNSAFFEHFRYGNDRSLKLQTGKPFNDVFDTVIGSEVAEKLGYSVGQSIVVAHGTGNVGLVEHDNQPFVVSGILERTGTPVDRAVHVSLEGIEAMHVDWRSGTKKRGEGTPADIIRDMDLQPGAVTAVLVGLHSRGAVFKEQRAINTYTEEPLLAILPGVALQELWGLVGVAESALFIVSVSVVICGLVNLITVLLAGLNERRREMAILRSAGARPAHIFLLLCIESTLLTIVGVIMGLILYYLATMLGGQWLQHQYGINLSLSLPGRNELFILGSIVMAGLVAGTLPALSAYRKSLSDGMAQRL; from the coding sequence ATGTTTTCAATTGCCTGGAAAAGTCTCTGCAATCGTTGGCCAACAGCAATGCTGGCCATTCTGGCCATCGTCATGAGCGTTGCCTTGATCCTGACGGTAGAGAAGGTTCGGCACGATGCGCGATCCAGTTTTACCCAGACAGTATCCGGCACTGACCTGATCGTGGGTGCCAGGAGTGGTGCGGTTCAACTGTTGCTCTATTCCGTTTTCCGGATTGGCAATGCGACTAACAACATCAGCTGGGAAAGTGTTCAGGACATTGCGGATCGCTCTGCAGTGGAATGGCTGATTCCCTTGTCGCTTGGTGATTCGCACAAGGGCTTTCGGGTTGTAGGGACCAATAGCGCCTTTTTCGAGCACTTCCGTTATGGCAATGATCGCTCGCTGAAGCTGCAGACCGGAAAGCCCTTTAATGACGTATTTGACACGGTCATTGGTAGTGAAGTGGCGGAAAAGCTGGGGTATTCAGTGGGTCAGTCCATCGTCGTGGCTCACGGTACCGGCAACGTGGGGCTGGTAGAGCATGATAATCAGCCATTCGTTGTTAGTGGGATTCTTGAGCGTACGGGAACACCCGTCGACAGAGCGGTGCATGTCAGCCTGGAGGGTATCGAGGCGATGCATGTGGATTGGCGCAGCGGTACCAAGAAGCGTGGTGAAGGTACGCCGGCGGACATCATCCGCGACATGGATCTGCAGCCCGGTGCGGTAACGGCCGTTTTGGTGGGATTGCACTCCCGAGGCGCTGTATTCAAGGAGCAGCGTGCCATCAATACCTATACCGAAGAACCCTTGCTGGCGATTCTGCCGGGAGTGGCGTTACAAGAACTATGGGGCCTGGTAGGGGTTGCAGAGAGTGCTTTGTTCATCGTCTCTGTCAGCGTGGTGATATGTGGGCTTGTCAATCTCATTACCGTGTTGCTGGCAGGACTCAACGAGAGGCGTCGAGAGATGGCAATTCTGCGCTCCGCCGGGGCCCGTCCTGCGCATATATTTCTGTTGCTGTGTATCGAGTCGACGCTGCTGACGATCGTGGGGGTCATCATGGGGCTCATCTTGTATTACCTGGCCACCATGCTGGGTGGACAGTGGCTGCAACATCAGTACGGAATCAACCTGAGTTTGTCGTTGCCGGGCAGAAATGAGCTGTTCATTCTGGGCTCTATCGTGATGGCAGGACTGGTTGCCGGAACACTGCCGGCACTGAGCGCCTATCGTAAATCGCTGTCAGATGGCATGGCACAGCGACTCTAG
- a CDS encoding ABC transporter ATP-binding protein, translating into MTVSRSTSSAIVQMSKVEFAWPGQSKPVISIDHFTIAAGERVFLRGPSGSGKTTLLSLVSAVLMAQRGTIEVAGVDLHNLDGRHRDRFRADTIGLVFQQFNLLPFLSVAENIELPCRFSSNRRARATQAGLSLREETTRLLERMKLAGDTLERSVMQLSVGQQQRVAVARALIGQPALIIADEPTSALDRDSQQAFTSLLFEEVAAANSSLLFVSHDETLAKGFDRCVDLGEINSASTSLIGELH; encoded by the coding sequence ATGACTGTATCCCGTAGTACATCCTCTGCAATTGTGCAGATGTCGAAGGTGGAGTTTGCCTGGCCAGGGCAGAGCAAGCCTGTCATCAGCATTGATCATTTCACGATTGCAGCGGGGGAGCGTGTGTTCTTGCGCGGTCCATCGGGGTCGGGTAAAACAACATTACTGAGTCTGGTCTCTGCCGTGCTGATGGCTCAGCGCGGCACTATCGAGGTTGCCGGTGTTGATCTGCACAATCTTGATGGTCGGCACCGGGATCGGTTCCGTGCCGATACTATCGGGCTTGTTTTTCAGCAGTTCAATTTGTTGCCGTTTCTGTCCGTTGCTGAAAATATCGAATTGCCTTGCCGATTTTCTTCTAATCGGCGTGCCCGCGCTACGCAGGCAGGTTTGAGCCTGCGGGAGGAGACAACCCGATTGCTTGAGCGCATGAAGCTTGCTGGCGATACGCTGGAGCGCTCTGTCATGCAGCTGAGTGTTGGTCAGCAGCAGCGAGTCGCTGTTGCGCGGGCGCTGATCGGGCAGCCGGCTCTTATCATCGCTGACGAGCCGACATCAGCTCTGGACAGGGACTCCCAGCAAGCCTTTACCAGTCTGTTGTTCGAAGAAGTGGCGGCTGCAAACTCCAGCCTGTTGTTCGTCAGTCATGACGAGACACTGGCGAAAGGTTTTGATCGATGCGTCGATCTGGGTGAGATCAATAGCGCTAGTACGAGCCTGATCGGGGAGTTGCACTGA
- a CDS encoding ZrgA family zinc uptake protein, whose amino-acid sequence MKYQALPAITLCLTTSLSLHAATERDLDSHVHGGASLNMAIDDNTLFVEFESPWVNLVGFEHEPSTEEQEAAIAESIQRLQEGGTLFAFAGTQCELHETVVESSMNSEHEEHDADHDSDHDSDHDSDHEEHEGGEHSEIVVSYVFDCADISKLETIDVELQSVWSGIDDIDVQIVGPQGQSSTELGADNKTVDMASVL is encoded by the coding sequence ATGAAATACCAAGCTTTGCCAGCGATCACGCTGTGCCTGACAACCTCCCTTTCCCTGCATGCTGCCACTGAGCGTGATCTTGATAGCCATGTACACGGTGGCGCTTCGCTGAACATGGCGATAGATGACAATACCTTGTTTGTGGAATTCGAATCGCCATGGGTTAATCTGGTGGGTTTCGAGCACGAACCCTCCACTGAAGAGCAAGAAGCGGCGATTGCAGAATCCATACAAAGACTGCAGGAAGGCGGCACTCTTTTTGCCTTCGCCGGAACACAGTGCGAATTGCATGAAACTGTCGTCGAAAGTTCGATGAATAGCGAACACGAGGAGCATGATGCAGATCACGACTCAGATCACGACTCAGATCACGACTCAGATCACGAAGAACACGAAGGTGGTGAACATTCCGAGATCGTCGTCAGTTATGTCTTTGATTGTGCCGACATCAGCAAGCTGGAAACGATTGATGTGGAGCTGCAGTCAGTCTGGTCTGGTATAGACGATATTGATGTACAGATTGTCGGACCCCAGGGGCAGTCCTCTACCGAGCTAGGGGCCGATAATAAAACAGTCGATATGGCTTCAGTACTTTAA
- the radA gene encoding DNA repair protein RadA: MSKVKQRYQCTACGAISSKWSGQCADCGEWNSLEESTAVVGPASTATAAATNARYGGYAGGNGITNASDVTMVEQARVSTGLSELDRVLGGGLVSGSVTLLGGDPGIGKSTLLIQSLAYLSEQRRVLYITGEESLQQVTLRARRLNLPEKNLRLLAETQVEAILGHASQEKPDVMVIDSIQTMYTELLSSAPGAVAQVRESAARLVRYAKQTGTAIFLVGHVTKEGALAGPRVLEHMVDTVLYFEGDPGSRYRVIRAVKNRFGAVNELGVFAMDESGLKAVKNPSAIFLSRHPEPVSGSVIMVTREGTRPMLVEAQALVDTSHSGSPRRVSLGLEQNRLSMLLAVMHRHAGIAMFDQDVYVNVVGGVRISETAADLPVLLAALSSFRTRPLPSDLVVFGEVGLAGEVRPVSNGEERLQESVKHGFKRAIVPYGNLPKKAIKGLQVDGIHRLHEAIDLLD; this comes from the coding sequence ATGTCGAAAGTCAAGCAACGCTATCAATGTACCGCCTGCGGCGCAATATCCTCAAAATGGAGTGGCCAATGCGCAGACTGCGGTGAATGGAACTCGCTGGAAGAATCTACAGCAGTTGTAGGCCCTGCCAGCACAGCAACGGCGGCGGCCACCAATGCCCGCTACGGTGGCTACGCTGGTGGTAATGGCATCACCAATGCCTCCGATGTCACCATGGTCGAGCAGGCACGTGTCAGCACGGGACTCTCCGAACTTGACCGTGTGCTGGGGGGTGGACTGGTCTCGGGTTCAGTGACACTGCTTGGCGGCGATCCGGGTATCGGCAAGTCAACCTTGCTGATCCAGAGCCTGGCCTATCTGAGTGAGCAGCGTCGTGTGCTGTACATCACCGGTGAAGAATCCTTGCAACAGGTCACACTCAGGGCACGACGTCTGAACTTGCCAGAGAAGAATCTGCGGCTACTGGCAGAGACTCAGGTAGAAGCCATTCTTGGCCATGCCAGCCAGGAAAAGCCGGATGTCATGGTCATTGACTCCATTCAGACAATGTATACCGAGCTGCTGAGTTCGGCGCCTGGAGCCGTTGCCCAGGTACGCGAAAGTGCAGCCCGACTGGTGCGTTACGCCAAACAGACAGGTACGGCCATCTTTCTGGTTGGGCATGTCACCAAGGAAGGCGCATTGGCAGGTCCGCGAGTGCTGGAACACATGGTCGATACCGTCCTGTATTTCGAAGGCGACCCCGGCAGCCGCTATCGAGTCATTCGTGCTGTCAAGAACCGCTTTGGCGCTGTTAATGAGCTGGGTGTCTTTGCCATGGATGAGTCGGGCTTGAAGGCCGTCAAGAACCCATCTGCCATTTTCCTGTCCCGGCATCCGGAGCCGGTCAGCGGCAGTGTCATCATGGTTACGCGAGAAGGTACAAGACCCATGCTGGTGGAGGCCCAGGCGCTGGTGGATACCAGCCACTCAGGCAGTCCTCGGCGCGTCTCTCTGGGACTGGAACAGAACCGCCTGTCAATGTTGCTGGCTGTCATGCATCGCCATGCAGGCATTGCCATGTTTGACCAGGATGTCTATGTCAACGTGGTCGGAGGCGTTCGTATATCCGAAACCGCTGCCGACCTGCCCGTCCTGCTGGCGGCTCTGTCATCTTTTCGCACACGCCCTCTGCCCAGTGACCTTGTGGTATTTGGTGAAGTCGGCCTGGCAGGCGAGGTTCGCCCGGTCTCCAATGGTGAGGAACGCTTGCAGGAGTCCGTCAAACACGGATTCAAGCGAGCGATCGTCCCCTATGGCAACCTGCCCAAAAAAGCCATCAAGGGGCTGCAGGTGGATGGCATTCATCGCCTGCATGAGGCCATCGATCTGCTGGACTAG
- a CDS encoding exodeoxyribonuclease VII small subunit: MSQKTRKIPKSTKFEDALGELETLVESLESGDQSLESSLEQFERGVALSRFCQQSLSEAEQKVKILMDDTAEDSADNDGLADFEPVAEN, encoded by the coding sequence GTGTCGCAGAAAACGCGAAAAATACCCAAGTCCACCAAGTTCGAAGACGCACTCGGCGAACTGGAAACCCTCGTTGAGTCACTGGAAAGCGGCGATCAGTCACTGGAAAGTTCTCTGGAGCAATTCGAGCGTGGTGTCGCTTTGTCGCGCTTCTGCCAGCAAAGCCTGAGCGAAGCTGAACAGAAAGTGAAAATACTCATGGATGACACCGCCGAGGACTCAGCGGACAATGATGGCTTGGCAGACTTCGAACCTGTTGCGGAAAATTGA
- the ispA gene encoding (2E,6E)-farnesyl diphosphate synthase produces the protein MSTLTPTPIQVDAAFTETLKIYQQRVDAALLLHLPDPKISGTRLPSAMRYSVTNGGKRIRPILTYATGKALGLSLDRVDVAACSLEMMHAYSLVHDDLPAMDDDDLRRGKPTCHKAFDEATAILAGDALQALAFTILALNRDPLVSATAKLRMVEILGQASGAHGMAAGQAIDLESVGRKLTLAELENMHNHKTGALIKASVLLPAMLADPETSELQTRLENYAGAVGLCFQIVDDILDVVSDTETLGKKQGADIALNKPTYPALLGLEGAREHAQNMHQTALSQLDGLGPDFDELRMLSAYIVQRNF, from the coding sequence ATGTCAACTCTGACTCCTACCCCTATTCAGGTCGACGCAGCTTTCACTGAAACTCTCAAGATCTATCAGCAACGTGTCGACGCAGCCTTGCTTCTGCATTTGCCGGATCCCAAAATCAGTGGCACCCGACTGCCCTCAGCCATGCGTTACTCGGTAACCAATGGCGGCAAGCGCATACGTCCGATACTCACCTATGCCACTGGCAAGGCTCTGGGCCTGTCACTTGATCGGGTCGATGTCGCCGCCTGCTCTCTTGAAATGATGCACGCCTATTCTCTGGTCCATGACGATCTGCCTGCCATGGATGATGATGATTTGAGGCGGGGCAAGCCTACCTGTCACAAGGCATTTGATGAGGCGACCGCTATTCTGGCAGGCGATGCTCTGCAAGCGCTGGCATTCACGATTCTGGCCTTGAATCGCGACCCTCTGGTGTCCGCCACGGCCAAATTGCGCATGGTCGAAATTCTGGGTCAAGCCAGTGGTGCCCACGGCATGGCTGCAGGCCAGGCCATTGATCTGGAATCGGTCGGTCGCAAGCTGACATTGGCCGAGCTGGAAAACATGCACAATCACAAAACCGGGGCCCTGATCAAAGCCAGCGTACTGCTACCTGCCATGCTGGCTGATCCCGAGACGTCAGAATTACAGACCAGGCTGGAAAATTACGCAGGGGCCGTCGGTCTGTGCTTCCAGATTGTGGACGACATTCTGGATGTCGTCAGCGATACTGAAACGCTTGGCAAGAAACAGGGTGCCGACATTGCCCTGAACAAACCCACCTACCCGGCACTGCTAGGCCTGGAGGGCGCTCGCGAGCATGCTCAGAATATGCACCAGACAGCCTTGTCACAGCTCGACGGGCTCGGACCGGATTTTGACGAACTGCGAATGCTTTCGGCCTATATTGTGCAACGTAATTTTTAG